Proteins from a genomic interval of Halomonas alkaliantarctica:
- a CDS encoding BCCT family transporter produces MTQPSPNAEGSQRFSLGDPIVLILSIGFIVAFLALSLYDVTLVADSISAGFAWTALVLGSYFQLLLLLTFFIAIGLAMTPAAKAKIGNLDAPEMSTFKWLSIILCTLLAGGGVFFAAGEPVYHFVVTPPAFDSEAGTADAVSGALGQSFMHWGFMAWAVLGSLTAVVLAHAHYVKGQPLQPRTLLYPVLGERLMRGPLGGIVDACCVIALVAGTVGPIGFLATQVSFGLHELFGLPEGYPGQLIILAVLGSIYVLSSMSGVHKGIQLLSRFNVLLALAIGAVIIVFGPTLFLVNSYVSGMGAYISEFFTMATMTAETAPAWWMQWWTVFFFAWFIGYAPLMAIFVARISRGRSIREMIVAVAILAPIATTVWFTLLGGSGIYYQLTGVIDLTEALNNFQFDVATLTVAQALPGGTWMALAILLLTTIFVATTGDSMSYAIAVVGAGHDNPSPVMRAFWGIAMALMAAVLLYMGAGQIGALQQFIVITAIPVSLILLPSLWNGPQAAYAMAREQGIID; encoded by the coding sequence ATGACCCAACCCAGCCCCAACGCAGAGGGCTCCCAGCGGTTTTCGCTCGGCGATCCTATTGTGCTGATCTTAAGTATCGGCTTTATTGTCGCCTTTCTTGCGTTGTCGCTTTACGACGTAACTCTGGTAGCTGACAGCATCAGCGCTGGCTTCGCCTGGACCGCGTTAGTGTTAGGAAGTTACTTTCAACTACTGCTTTTACTGACATTCTTTATCGCCATCGGCTTAGCGATGACCCCAGCCGCTAAAGCCAAAATCGGCAATTTAGATGCACCAGAAATGAGCACCTTTAAGTGGCTCTCAATCATTCTGTGTACGCTGCTGGCCGGCGGCGGGGTATTCTTTGCTGCCGGTGAGCCGGTATACCACTTTGTAGTAACGCCTCCCGCTTTTGATAGCGAAGCAGGCACCGCTGACGCCGTTTCCGGTGCCTTGGGGCAATCCTTTATGCACTGGGGTTTTATGGCTTGGGCAGTTCTGGGGTCGTTGACGGCAGTAGTCCTCGCCCATGCGCACTACGTGAAAGGCCAGCCGCTTCAGCCCCGCACCCTACTCTACCCCGTTCTGGGTGAGCGGCTAATGCGCGGCCCGCTGGGCGGCATTGTCGATGCCTGCTGCGTGATTGCCCTGGTTGCTGGCACCGTGGGCCCGATTGGCTTTCTGGCTACCCAGGTCAGCTTCGGCCTGCATGAGCTGTTTGGCTTACCTGAAGGTTATCCCGGGCAGTTGATCATTCTTGCCGTACTCGGCAGCATCTACGTGCTCTCTTCCATGAGCGGTGTACACAAAGGTATTCAACTGCTTAGCCGCTTTAACGTGCTGCTGGCGCTGGCCATTGGCGCGGTCATTATTGTCTTTGGCCCGACGCTGTTTTTGGTCAATAGCTATGTTTCAGGCATGGGCGCGTACATCAGCGAATTCTTCACCATGGCGACCATGACCGCGGAAACCGCTCCGGCGTGGTGGATGCAGTGGTGGACAGTGTTCTTCTTTGCCTGGTTTATTGGCTATGCACCGCTGATGGCGATTTTTGTGGCACGTATTTCCCGCGGTCGTAGCATCCGCGAAATGATCGTCGCGGTAGCGATCCTGGCACCGATTGCCACCACCGTATGGTTTACCCTGCTCGGTGGCTCGGGCATTTATTATCAGCTCACTGGCGTGATTGATTTAACCGAGGCGCTGAATAACTTTCAGTTTGATGTAGCCACCTTAACCGTTGCCCAGGCACTGCCTGGTGGAACCTGGATGGCTCTGGCAATTCTGCTTCTGACCACAATTTTCGTTGCCACCACCGGCGACTCGATGAGCTACGCCATTGCAGTGGTCGGCGCGGGGCACGATAACCCGAGCCCGGTCATGCGGGCGTTTTGGGGGATTGCCATGGCGCTAATGGCGGCGGTACTGCTGTATATGGGCGCAGGTCAGATTGGCGCGCTGCAGCAGTTTATCGTCATCACCGCGATTCCGGTGTCGTTGATTCTACTGCCGTCACTCTGGAATGGCCCGCAGGCGGCCTACGCCATGGCCCGAGAGCAGGGCATTATTGACTAA
- a CDS encoding sensor histidine kinase, which yields MSASRPRTLADLQRWRRTRARRSWYKRSFRLQVMLLVGLLLAGMLLAQGAYLNHRKAEIISQQMGERALAVAKTVASMPQIINAFATPDPSSIIQPLAERVRNETGARYVVVGNAQSIRYSHPLPERLGQRMVGGDNDQALIHGQSYVSEATGSLGTAIRGKAPVWDDEGNIIGIVSVGFMMDRVAMDVARYNSLGWALVALMICLGFAGAYWLSQHLKKVILGLEPYEIARLAMEKEAILQSIHEGILAVNREGHITLVNEQARRFLNLTDDHVLLGQPIHDVVPNSRLLEVLRRGEQEFDQEMWLGDHPVVVNRVPILHEGEIEGAVATFRSRREIVDLSHALTQASRDVDMLRAQAHEFSNKLYTISGLLQLERIEEALALIHQETERAQAQMSFLMRNVADAVLSGTLLGKLTRARELGVSLEIDEQSSLSCPLTPTGQEVMMSVVGNLLDNACHAALNGPSNEPKVRLFFTDLGEQLLIEVEDNGPGVPAQFAESIFQEGFSTKTGKHQGIGLALVAKLCRQHGGAVTQEESELGGACFIAVLDRSLCAQPDQQQFKNALNNSRHINTYNNLNNRND from the coding sequence ATGAGCGCTTCCCGCCCCCGAACGTTAGCCGACCTGCAGCGCTGGCGTCGCACCCGCGCAAGGCGCAGCTGGTATAAACGCAGTTTTCGCCTACAGGTGATGCTGTTAGTCGGGCTATTGCTGGCAGGCATGCTACTGGCACAGGGCGCCTATCTCAATCACCGCAAGGCGGAAATCATTAGCCAGCAGATGGGCGAACGCGCGCTGGCAGTGGCCAAAACGGTGGCGTCGATGCCGCAAATTATAAACGCCTTTGCAACTCCCGACCCCTCTTCCATTATTCAGCCGCTGGCGGAGCGAGTTCGCAACGAGACTGGGGCGCGCTATGTGGTTGTGGGCAACGCTCAAAGTATCCGCTACTCCCACCCTCTGCCGGAACGGCTAGGGCAGAGGATGGTCGGGGGCGATAATGACCAGGCGCTGATTCATGGCCAATCCTATGTATCGGAGGCAACTGGCTCATTGGGCACCGCCATCCGAGGCAAAGCGCCCGTTTGGGACGACGAGGGCAATATCATTGGCATTGTGTCCGTCGGTTTTATGATGGATCGCGTTGCCATGGATGTGGCGCGTTATAACAGCTTGGGCTGGGCGCTGGTGGCGCTAATGATTTGTCTTGGCTTTGCTGGTGCTTATTGGCTATCGCAGCACCTCAAAAAGGTTATTTTAGGCCTGGAACCCTACGAAATTGCCCGGTTGGCCATGGAGAAAGAGGCCATTTTGCAGTCGATCCACGAGGGCATTCTGGCGGTTAACCGCGAAGGCCATATTACCTTGGTCAACGAGCAGGCGCGGCGCTTTCTCAATCTAACTGATGATCATGTGCTGCTTGGCCAGCCTATACATGATGTCGTACCTAATTCGCGGTTGCTGGAGGTTCTCCGGCGCGGCGAGCAAGAGTTCGACCAGGAAATGTGGCTGGGCGATCACCCGGTGGTGGTTAACCGAGTGCCGATTCTGCACGAGGGCGAGATCGAGGGCGCGGTGGCCACCTTCCGCAGTCGTCGTGAGATTGTTGATCTCTCCCACGCGCTAACCCAAGCCAGCCGTGACGTGGATATGCTGCGCGCCCAGGCCCACGAGTTCTCCAATAAGCTCTACACCATCTCCGGGTTACTGCAGTTAGAGCGTATTGAAGAAGCCTTGGCACTTATCCACCAGGAAACCGAACGCGCCCAGGCACAGATGAGCTTTTTAATGCGCAACGTGGCTGACGCTGTGCTTAGCGGTACGCTACTGGGTAAACTTACTCGCGCGCGGGAACTGGGCGTATCGCTGGAAATCGATGAGCAAAGCTCGCTCTCCTGCCCCCTGACGCCCACCGGCCAAGAGGTGATGATGAGCGTGGTGGGTAACTTGCTGGACAACGCCTGCCACGCAGCCCTAAATGGGCCGAGTAACGAGCCCAAAGTACGCCTGTTTTTCACCGATTTGGGGGAGCAGCTGTTGATCGAAGTGGAAGACAACGGACCCGGGGTGCCTGCACAGTTCGCCGAGTCGATTTTCCAGGAAGGCTTTTCGACCAAAACAGGCAAGCACCAGGGCATTGGTCTGGCGTTGGTTGCCAAGCTCTGCCGTCAGCATGGCGGTGCCGTGACGCAGGAAGAGAGCGAGCTGGGCGGCGCATGCTTTATTGCGGTGCTCGACCGCTCGCTGTGCGCGCAGCCAGACCAACAACAGTTCAAGAATGCGCTTAATAACAGCCGCCATATCAATACCTACAATAATCTCAATAACCGTAACGACTAG
- a CDS encoding tripartite tricarboxylate transporter TctB family protein, protein MTFNDRIFGVLMIVLAVAYGWAATQFPEPFGGAEAVGPDTFPKLLAVVLAISSLYLIVRPDPDNAWPWSRTGIELIIAVVVLIFYAMLLQPLGFVISTTLAVGTLCWRMGARPLNAYMTGAVSGVVVYFLFSFALDLALPLGLLSFLEVN, encoded by the coding sequence ATGACCTTTAACGACCGCATCTTTGGGGTCCTGATGATCGTTCTGGCCGTCGCGTACGGCTGGGCCGCGACTCAGTTCCCAGAGCCGTTTGGAGGGGCCGAAGCCGTCGGCCCTGACACTTTTCCGAAGTTGCTGGCCGTGGTGCTGGCTATTTCCAGCCTTTATCTGATTGTACGCCCTGATCCCGACAACGCCTGGCCTTGGAGCCGTACCGGTATCGAGCTCATCATCGCCGTCGTGGTGCTGATCTTTTACGCCATGCTGCTTCAGCCGCTGGGCTTCGTCATTAGCACTACGTTGGCGGTGGGGACGCTTTGCTGGCGCATGGGGGCTCGTCCGCTCAATGCCTACATGACAGGGGCGGTGTCGGGCGTGGTGGTGTACTTTCTGTTCAGTTTTGCACTTGATCTCGCCTTGCCGCTGGGTCTGCTGTCATTCCTGGAGGTGAACTGA
- a CDS encoding DUF481 domain-containing protein, whose product MPKPRRDVVAIVRWILLLACWPLWLTVAYANPFYAPPPPQEDAPVFSGDAELGFTRLSGNTNSQTLIGKTLLTWLTGKFTYSLRGEVRSVSKDDETSAEQYLVAGRERYELDGPHYLFGFARWEKDRFAGYDQQLSAIGGYGRQVLDNDIHILSLEAGPGYRHDRLREHGDYRLAVAYTALDYQWFFSDYADIQQEMSFEYTDQNTTSRSLTALTARLNSKLSLRLSHEIKHNSQPPDDTSERTDNTTSASLLYRW is encoded by the coding sequence ATGCCGAAACCAAGGAGGGATGTAGTGGCGATTGTTCGATGGATACTCTTACTGGCCTGTTGGCCCCTGTGGTTAACCGTGGCTTATGCCAACCCGTTCTATGCTCCACCGCCCCCCCAGGAAGATGCACCCGTGTTCAGTGGCGATGCTGAGCTGGGCTTTACCCGCCTCTCGGGCAATACAAACAGTCAGACACTTATTGGCAAAACGCTGCTGACGTGGCTAACCGGAAAATTCACCTATTCGCTGCGTGGTGAAGTGCGTAGCGTTAGCAAAGACGACGAAACAAGCGCCGAGCAGTACTTAGTTGCAGGACGCGAACGCTATGAGCTGGATGGCCCGCACTATCTGTTTGGATTTGCCCGCTGGGAGAAAGATCGCTTTGCCGGTTACGACCAGCAGTTGTCGGCAATTGGTGGCTATGGAAGACAAGTGTTAGACAACGACATCCATATTTTGTCGCTGGAGGCAGGGCCTGGCTATCGTCACGACAGACTGCGCGAACATGGCGATTACCGATTAGCGGTAGCTTATACCGCACTGGATTATCAGTGGTTTTTTTCTGACTACGCCGATATTCAGCAGGAAATGTCGTTTGAGTATACCGACCAGAACACGACGTCCCGCTCGCTAACGGCGCTCACCGCTCGGCTTAATTCGAAGCTATCGCTGCGCTTATCCCACGAGATCAAGCACAACTCACAACCACCTGACGACACCAGCGAACGCACTGACAACACCACCAGCGCGTCACTGCTTTATCGCTGGTGA
- a CDS encoding response regulator — MSDGQYGILVVEDDFRIADIHRAFIEQSDGFYVVGMARNGSEAKAIMAEQAASIQLILLDAYLPDVEGLELLWAIRRDYVHVDIVMVTAAREVETISEALRGGVFDYLIKPIEAARMTQMLTRFRREREALANRAEMNQDELDSVLARLKPGETSRVKNQNLSQALPKGIDRLTLRRVIDALAEAPDSLTAMQMARTMGASRSTARRYLEFLVAEQAVSAELGYGDVGRPERRYRLLEAAHAWLESL; from the coding sequence ATGTCAGATGGTCAGTACGGCATTTTGGTCGTTGAAGACGATTTTCGCATTGCTGATATTCACAGGGCCTTTATTGAACAGAGCGACGGTTTTTATGTGGTAGGCATGGCCCGCAACGGCAGCGAGGCTAAGGCGATCATGGCGGAGCAGGCTGCCAGCATCCAACTGATTTTGCTCGACGCCTACCTTCCCGATGTTGAAGGCCTGGAGTTGCTATGGGCGATTCGCCGCGACTATGTGCATGTGGATATCGTCATGGTCACCGCCGCAAGGGAAGTGGAAACTATCAGCGAAGCACTGCGTGGCGGGGTATTCGACTACCTTATCAAGCCGATCGAAGCCGCTCGTATGACGCAAATGCTGACCCGCTTTCGAAGGGAGCGTGAAGCCTTGGCCAACCGGGCCGAGATGAACCAAGACGAACTGGATTCCGTGCTGGCACGCTTGAAGCCTGGCGAGACGTCGCGTGTTAAAAACCAAAACCTTTCCCAAGCCCTGCCTAAGGGCATTGATCGGCTGACGCTGCGACGGGTGATTGATGCCCTGGCCGAGGCCCCTGACTCCCTCACCGCCATGCAAATGGCACGCACTATGGGCGCCAGCCGCTCAACTGCTCGTCGTTATTTAGAGTTTTTAGTCGCCGAGCAGGCAGTGAGTGCTGAGCTGGGCTATGGTGATGTAGGAAGACCGGAGCGCCGTTACCGGCTTTTAGAGGCCGCGCATGCGTGGCTAGAGTCTCTATAA
- a CDS encoding SDR family NAD(P)-dependent oxidoreductase, translating into MHQQAALVTGGATRLGRYFSEALADAGYDIALHVNRSREEAEEVASGIRAKGRECEILPCNFLSDDLSDLIQAAKQRFPGLNLLLNSASAYEPAPIAETELAMLETQFRVNMFTPLLLTRHFAEVVEEGQVINIIDNKVAYHQYPYAAYLLSKKSLADMTRMAALELAPRIRINGIAPGVVLPASQRTSDYIEWRIEGIPLKSQGDPEHLVQALHYLLDSPFVAGQILFVDGGESINLEGRHSENYSVSNASA; encoded by the coding sequence ATGCACCAACAAGCTGCTCTGGTAACCGGTGGCGCCACCCGTTTGGGGCGCTACTTTTCCGAAGCCCTGGCCGATGCGGGTTACGACATTGCGCTTCATGTTAATCGCTCCCGAGAAGAGGCCGAAGAAGTCGCCAGCGGCATACGCGCTAAGGGGCGTGAGTGCGAGATTCTTCCCTGCAATTTTTTGAGCGACGACTTAAGCGATTTAATTCAAGCGGCAAAGCAGCGCTTTCCAGGACTTAATCTACTACTGAACAGTGCCTCTGCCTATGAGCCGGCGCCGATTGCCGAGACCGAACTGGCGATGCTGGAAACCCAGTTCCGAGTCAATATGTTTACCCCGCTGCTACTCACGCGCCACTTCGCCGAGGTGGTTGAAGAGGGCCAGGTGATCAATATCATCGACAATAAGGTGGCCTATCACCAGTATCCCTATGCCGCCTATTTGTTATCGAAAAAGAGCCTGGCGGACATGACCCGGATGGCGGCACTTGAGTTGGCCCCGCGCATTCGTATTAACGGCATCGCCCCCGGCGTGGTGCTGCCTGCTTCCCAGCGCACTAGCGACTATATTGAGTGGCGTATTGAAGGTATTCCACTGAAAAGCCAGGGCGACCCTGAGCACCTTGTACAAGCTTTGCACTACTTATTGGATAGCCCTTTTGTGGCAGGACAAATTCTGTTTGTGGATGGCGGGGAGTCAATCAACCTTGAGGGGCGCCACTCGGAAAACTATTCCGTTTCAAACGCCTCTGCTTAA
- a CDS encoding Bug family tripartite tricarboxylate transporter substrate binding protein — MILKPAFKYITLLAIPLAAVTTFSSTAAAFEPEGKVECIAPSDPGGGWDFTCRSVGNVMQELDIVPANVQTINMAGAGGGVAFAHTVSKRAGDDHLLVAASTATTTRLAQGQFPGLTADQVNWIGALGADYGIIAVAADSEIDDLNELMDSLKEDPRSVKFAGGSAKGGWDHLKVLIAAQAADVENLPRIAYLSYNNGGEALTQVIGGHVDAFTGDITEAQGFMESGDLRVLAVLSEERLPGDLSDIPTAREQGIDALGPNWRGFYMPADVSEEAKTYWTDAMDTIYESEEWQSVMTQNGLMPFHMTAGEFEEFVLNQINDIEQLSKDIGLIQ; from the coding sequence ATGATCCTCAAGCCTGCCTTTAAATATATCACCCTGCTGGCCATTCCATTGGCGGCTGTTACCACCTTTTCTAGCACTGCCGCTGCCTTCGAACCGGAAGGCAAGGTTGAATGTATCGCTCCGTCCGATCCGGGTGGCGGCTGGGATTTTACCTGCCGCAGCGTTGGCAACGTCATGCAGGAACTTGATATCGTTCCGGCGAATGTGCAAACCATCAACATGGCTGGCGCCGGTGGTGGTGTCGCATTTGCCCATACTGTCAGCAAGCGCGCCGGCGACGACCACCTGCTGGTTGCCGCATCTACCGCCACGACCACTCGTTTAGCCCAAGGACAATTCCCAGGGTTAACGGCTGATCAGGTCAATTGGATCGGTGCTTTGGGTGCGGATTACGGGATCATCGCCGTGGCCGCTGATTCCGAGATCGATGACCTGAATGAATTAATGGATTCACTTAAGGAAGACCCACGTAGCGTCAAGTTCGCTGGCGGTAGCGCCAAGGGCGGTTGGGATCATCTTAAAGTGCTGATTGCCGCTCAGGCAGCCGATGTCGAAAATCTACCGCGCATTGCTTACCTGTCGTACAACAATGGTGGTGAAGCGTTAACCCAGGTGATCGGCGGGCACGTAGACGCCTTTACCGGTGATATCACCGAAGCCCAAGGGTTTATGGAATCCGGTGACTTGCGCGTACTAGCGGTCTTGTCTGAAGAGCGTCTACCGGGTGACCTGTCTGATATCCCCACTGCCCGTGAGCAAGGCATCGACGCCCTTGGCCCCAACTGGCGCGGCTTTTATATGCCTGCGGATGTCTCCGAGGAAGCTAAAACGTATTGGACCGATGCCATGGACACTATTTACGAGAGTGAAGAGTGGCAGAGTGTCATGACACAAAACGGTTTGATGCCATTTCACATGACCGCTGGTGAGTTCGAAGAGTTTGTACTCAACCAGATCAATGACATTGAACAGCTTTCTAAAGATATTGGGCTAATTCAGTAA
- a CDS encoding flagellin codes for MLSLNTNLMSLTVQNNLRGSQQAMQTAMQRLSSGLRINSAKDDPAGQAIANRMTAQIRGMTQAIRNTNDGISMVQTAEGSLNQINDNLQRIRELSVQAANGTNSSDDLASIQAEIDQRLDEIDRVAGQSNFNGIGLLNDTKSLNIQVGANAGDSIAVRFEAMNLQGLGLDGLTVMEDIVGADKPIDRVDEAIKRLDRQRSYMGAVQNRFESVIDGLNNSIVNTSAARSRIQDADYAKEVSNLIRAQILQQAGIAMLAQANQQPQMILRLLEGL; via the coding sequence GTGCTCAGCCTAAACACCAATTTGATGTCGCTTACCGTGCAGAATAATTTGCGCGGCAGTCAGCAGGCTATGCAGACTGCCATGCAGCGCCTCTCTTCTGGGCTACGCATCAATAGTGCCAAGGATGACCCCGCCGGGCAGGCGATTGCCAATCGTATGACGGCGCAAATCAGAGGTATGACCCAGGCGATCCGCAACACCAATGATGGCATCTCCATGGTGCAGACGGCGGAGGGCTCTCTTAATCAAATTAACGACAACCTGCAGCGCATTCGTGAGCTGAGCGTACAAGCGGCTAACGGCACTAACTCTTCCGACGACCTTGCCTCTATCCAAGCAGAGATCGATCAGCGCTTGGATGAGATCGACCGTGTTGCAGGGCAGAGTAACTTCAACGGTATTGGACTGCTTAACGACACCAAGTCGCTGAATATTCAGGTGGGCGCTAACGCTGGCGATAGCATCGCGGTACGTTTTGAAGCCATGAATCTACAGGGGTTGGGTCTTGATGGTTTGACCGTGATGGAGGATATCGTTGGTGCGGATAAACCGATTGATAGAGTGGATGAGGCGATCAAGCGGTTGGATCGCCAACGCAGCTATATGGGCGCCGTGCAGAATCGCTTTGAGAGCGTCATTGATGGCCTCAATAACAGTATCGTTAATACTTCTGCTGCCCGGTCGCGCATTCAGGATGCCGATTATGCTAAGGAAGTCTCCAACCTTATTCGCGCGCAGATCCTTCAGCAGGCAGGCATCGCTATGTTGGCCCAGGCCAACCAACAGCCGCAGATGATTCTGCGCCTGTTGGAGGGTCTTTAG
- the folK gene encoding 2-amino-4-hydroxy-6-hydroxymethyldihydropteridine diphosphokinase codes for MPPLCSPSEQAAGLHECFISLGSNIDPEHYFTQALEIISRECVLLARSNAIRTAPVGYQQQPDFLNAALLVSTPLEHEAFRAYLKGVEDRLGRVRGAVKSGPRTMDLDIVAWDGEIIDDGYFQHSYVKKPVDEVLASSGRSLEAQKH; via the coding sequence ATGCCACCTCTGTGTTCACCTTCCGAGCAAGCCGCAGGGCTCCATGAGTGTTTCATCTCTTTGGGATCGAACATCGACCCTGAACACTATTTCACTCAAGCACTTGAGATTATCAGCAGAGAGTGCGTGCTATTGGCACGTTCAAACGCGATTCGTACAGCGCCAGTGGGTTACCAGCAGCAGCCTGACTTCTTAAACGCCGCGCTGTTGGTGAGCACCCCGCTTGAACATGAAGCATTTCGCGCTTACCTCAAAGGCGTCGAGGATCGTTTGGGCCGTGTTCGGGGGGCGGTTAAATCGGGTCCACGTACCATGGATCTAGACATTGTAGCGTGGGATGGGGAGATCATCGATGACGGCTACTTCCAGCATAGCTATGTTAAAAAGCCCGTTGACGAAGTGCTGGCGAGCAGTGGACGCTCCCTTGAAGCTCAAAAGCACTAA
- a CDS encoding tripartite tricarboxylate transporter permease, with translation METLGYLMDGFGVALQPHNLMFALLGAFLGTLIGALPGLGPANGVAILIPLAFSLGLAPETALIMLTSVYAGAMYGGRISSILLNIPGDEPAMMTCLDGYPMAQKGKASEALAISAVASFIGSLIATVGLILLAPLLANFALTFGPAEYFALFLLAFATLGGITGKNPIKTVVAACIGLMIATVGIDNTGVQRYTFGVLELFEGVDFIIAIVGLFAISELLFFIEERAGGGKEKMKVNKLSLSWKDIREILPTSFRGGVLGFVAGVLPGAGASLGSFISYTLEKRVLGKKGYFGQGDPRGVAAPEAGNNGASSGALVPMLTLGVPGSGTTAVLLALLISLNITPGPLMFTQNADIVWGVIAALLIGNFLLLILNIPLVGIFVKLLSVPPMYLLPIVTMVAFVGIYSISNTIFDLYFMVAFGVGGYVLRKLEIPLVPVILGLLLGPEMEKNLRHAMDISDGDWMILWDSGLAIGLWVFAGLGLILPYIVGPLLRRGMKGTTPASGSPESD, from the coding sequence ATGGAAACTCTAGGTTATCTGATGGATGGTTTTGGCGTTGCTCTGCAGCCCCATAACCTGATGTTCGCCCTACTGGGTGCTTTCCTAGGCACCTTGATCGGTGCCTTGCCGGGGTTAGGTCCAGCCAATGGGGTGGCCATCCTGATTCCGCTGGCGTTCAGTTTGGGGCTCGCACCCGAAACCGCTCTGATTATGCTGACGTCAGTGTATGCTGGGGCGATGTACGGCGGTCGTATCTCGTCGATTCTATTGAATATTCCTGGCGATGAACCGGCCATGATGACCTGTCTTGACGGTTATCCGATGGCCCAGAAAGGCAAGGCTTCCGAGGCACTGGCGATCTCTGCGGTGGCATCCTTCATCGGTAGTCTCATCGCCACTGTTGGCTTGATCCTGCTGGCGCCACTGCTGGCTAATTTTGCCCTGACGTTCGGCCCGGCAGAATATTTTGCGCTCTTCCTGCTGGCGTTCGCTACCTTAGGCGGTATCACCGGCAAGAACCCTATTAAAACGGTGGTTGCCGCCTGCATTGGTCTAATGATTGCCACTGTGGGGATCGACAATACCGGCGTTCAGCGCTACACCTTCGGCGTGCTTGAGCTCTTTGAAGGTGTCGACTTCATCATCGCTATCGTCGGCCTGTTTGCCATTTCCGAGCTGCTGTTCTTCATTGAAGAGCGTGCCGGTGGTGGTAAGGAGAAGATGAAGGTCAACAAGCTTTCACTCTCCTGGAAGGATATCCGCGAGATTCTACCCACCAGTTTCCGCGGTGGGGTGTTGGGGTTTGTTGCCGGTGTACTACCGGGTGCGGGTGCTTCGTTAGGTAGTTTCATCAGCTATACCCTTGAAAAGCGCGTGCTGGGCAAGAAAGGCTATTTCGGGCAAGGCGACCCGCGCGGTGTAGCGGCCCCAGAAGCTGGCAACAATGGTGCGTCCAGCGGTGCTTTGGTACCCATGTTGACGCTCGGCGTGCCGGGTAGCGGTACCACAGCGGTGCTGCTGGCACTGTTGATTTCATTGAATATCACACCAGGACCGTTGATGTTCACCCAGAATGCCGACATCGTCTGGGGTGTGATCGCGGCGCTGTTGATCGGTAACTTTTTGCTGCTGATCCTCAACATTCCGTTGGTGGGCATTTTCGTCAAGCTGTTATCCGTGCCACCGATGTACCTGCTGCCGATCGTAACAATGGTTGCCTTCGTAGGTATCTACTCAATCAGTAACACCATCTTTGACCTCTACTTCATGGTGGCGTTTGGGGTGGGCGGTTACGTTCTGCGCAAGCTGGAGATTCCGCTGGTGCCGGTGATTCTTGGCTTGTTGCTAGGACCGGAGATGGAGAAGAACCTGCGCCATGCCATGGATATCTCTGATGGTGACTGGATGATTCTATGGGATAGCGGCCTGGCTATTGGCCTTTGGGTCTTTGCTGGGTTGGGCTTGATCTTGCCTTATATCGTGGGGCCCCTCCTGCGTCGTGGAATGAAGGGAACAACACCTGCATCAGGCTCGCCTGAAAGCGATTAA